From the Xiphophorus maculatus strain JP 163 A chromosome 20, X_maculatus-5.0-male, whole genome shotgun sequence genome, one window contains:
- the chl1 gene encoding neural cell adhesion molecule L1-like protein isoform X3, which yields MRSQRNSGLAGRLTLLVVTCLCAFHTTTAIDIPLEVLGHVNIEQLPTITDQAPSSLIAFPFDESFPMTCEAKGNPEPKFQWEKNGEDFDPYLDPRLMKEENSGTFVIPNNGNLTEYQGTYRCYASNKLGTAISKEIEFIVPNVPKFPKEKLDPVEVEEGQPFILKCDPPTGIPPLQIYWMTINLQHIEQDERVSTGLNGDLYFSHAVEKDSRRDYCCFAAFHRIRTIVQKTAMSVNVKTTNAILERKPSLLTPPGGSSEKQLVKGEDLELECIPEGIPTPQVEWIKIGDQLPVKAKLENHRKLLIVPRAQQEDSGKYMCRARNPLGEVVHYFTVTVEGPPEWESEPQSQLSMIGSHVHIKCSARGVPEPTITWRVNGQLLQDSPAANRKILGDAVFLQNAKASDSAVYQCEASNRHGTLLSNANIMIMNLQPMILTNNGEDYSAVEGKGVMMHCKVFSSPPSAITWSRDDSSESVAGPRFTFHDNGSLEIHSAEKGDVGQYTCLAKNTEGSSAIDAVLYIKDPTRIVVAPKDLQILKGSAAQLSCLAEYDESFSNDFELLWEKDNTQIVLNYTENPRYIMEDGYLNISDVSHGDQGVYSCVAKTPLDRDTASAFLMVLDVPVAPENLVLSEHKSKSVKLEWIPGDDHNSSPTEFIIEFEENKWEPGNWKELLRVPGNHNSAILRLHGHVEYRFRVYAISAIGAGLPSEPTERYKTPPSAPDKNPENIKIEGHLPHEMSINWEPLLPIEHNGPGLEYKVSYRRQDGQEEWTEHTVKRHSFVVRNTPTFVPYEVKIQARNNQGWGPEPRIVSGYSGEDFPSAAPDDVAVEVMNSSAVRVTWTRVHKDKLHGHLGGYRINWWRLRSLVDSKKSHGDKHSLAFPGDRTHGTVPGLTPFSEYSLIVMTFNGRGNGPGSHPVNFKTPEGVPEKNPVLRVTDVKRNSVSLAWAPPLEPNGILTGYVLEYQLINDTEEVGPLQAVNISNPDTTKWILHELEPLSKYKLYLRSCTAVGCGPVVSEESTTALETTSSLAPTVGIRKSLSTPTTPKSHVTKPTRPNIGLASVHGGISTQGWFIGLMSAIALLTLIVLIACFVNRNKGGKYSVKEKEDLHPDVESQGINDDTFCEYSDNDEKPLKGSQRSLSREIKAADSGDSLVDYGDEDVQFNEDGSFIGEYGSRKEKRASAEVKASTQTPA from the exons ATGAGGTCACAACGAAACTCCGGATTGGCTGGCAGGCTGACGCTGCTGGTGGTCACCTGCCTCTGTGCCTTTCACACAACCACAGCCATCGATATTCCTCTTGAGG TTTTGGGTCACGTAAACA TTGAGCAGCTGCCCACCATCACAGATCAGGCCCCCAGCTCCCTCATCGCCTTTCCTTTCGACGAGAGCTTCCCCATGACGTGCGAGGCCAAAGGGAATCCCGAACCAAA ATTCCAGTGGGAAAAAAACGGGGAAGATTTTGACCCTTATCTAGATCCTCGACTGATGAAAGAGGAGAATTCTGGGACTTTTGTGATCCCCAACAACGGGAACCTCACAGAGTACCAGGGAACCTACCGCTGTTACGCTTCAAACAAACTGGGGACGGCCATATCCAAGGAGATTGAGTTCATCGTACCAA aTGTTCCAAAATTCCCTAAAGAGAAGCTGGACCCTGTGGAGGTGGAAGAGGGCCAGCCTTTCATTCTGAAATGTGACCCCCCCACCGGCATCCCGCCCCTGCAGATCTACTGGATGACTATCA ACCTCCAGCACATTGAGCAGGACGAGCGGGTGTCCACCGGCCTCAATGGGGACCTCTACTTCTCACACGCCGTGGAGAAGGACAGCCGGAGGGACTACTGCTGCTTCGCCGCCTTCCACAGGATACGCACCATCGTTCAGAAGACCGCCATGTCTGTCAACGTCAAGACAA CCAATGCAATCCTGGAGAGGAAACCCTCACTTCTAACGCCTCCTGGTGGCAGTTCAGAGAAACAGCTGGTCAAAGGAGAGGACTTGGAATTGGAGTGTATTCCAGAAGGAAT tCCAACTCCACAGGTGGAGTGGATAAAAATTGGTGACCAGCTTCCTGTTAAAGCAAAGCTGGAGAAtcacaggaagctgctgatCGTTCCCAGAGCACAACAGGAGGACAGCGGGAAGTACATGTGCAGAGCAAGGAACCCACTGGGAGAAGTTGTCCATTACTTCACAGTGACAGTtgaag GGCCTCCAGAGTGGGAGTCGGAGCCACAGAGCCAGCTCAGTATGATCGGCTCCCATGTCCACATCAAGTGCTCGGCCCGCGGCGTCCCGGAGCCCACCATCACATGGAGGGTGAATGGCCAGCTGCTGCAGG ACTCCCCAGCGGCCAACAGGAAGATTCTCGGCGATGCCGTCTTCTTACAGAACGCCAAAGCCTCTGACAGCGCCGTCTATCAGTGTGAGGCCTCCAACAGACATGGGACCCTTCTGTCCAACGCCAACATCATGATCATGA atTTGCAGCCTATGATTCTGACAAATAACGGGGAGGATTACTCTGCAGTGGAGGGAAAGGGAGTGATGATGCACTGTAAGGTCTTCAGTTCCCCTCCTTCAGCAATCACTTG GAGCAGGGATGACTCCTCTGAGTCGGTGGCAGGACCCCGGTTTACGTTTCATGACAACGGTTCGCTGGAGATCCACTCGGCAGAGAAAGGCGACGTGGGACAGTATACCTGTTTGGCTAAAAACACGGAGGGATCATCCGCCATCGACGCCGTTCTCTACATAAAAG ATCCCACCAGAATAGTGGTGGCCCCAAAGGACCTGCAGATCTTAAAAGGCAGTGCAGCCCAGCTCTCCTGCCTGGCAGAGTACGACGAGTCCTTCAGCAACGACTTTGAGCTCCTGTGGGAGAAAGATAACACACAGATAGTGCTCAACTACACAGAGAATCCCAG ATACATCATGGAGGATGGCTATCTTAACATCAGCGACGTTAGCCATGGAGATCAGGGTGTGTACAGTTGTGTGGCGAAGACTCCGCTGGACAGAGACACAGCTTCGGCCTTCCTCATGGTGTTAG ATGTCCCCGTCGCTCCAGAGAACTTGGTTTTATCTGAGCACAAGAGTAAAAGCGTAAAGCTGGAGTGGATCCCCGGGGACGACCACAACAGCTCCCCTACAG AGTTCATCATCGAGTTTGAGGAAAACAAGTGGGAGCCAGGAAACTGGAAGGAGCTGCTCCGAGTCCCTGGGAACCACAACTCTGCCATCCTCAGGCTCCATGGTCACGTTGAGTATCGCTTCCGTGTTTACGCCATCAGCGCCATCGGAGCGGGGCTGCCTAGCGAACCCACGGAGAGATACAAGACCCCCCCGTCAG cCCCTGACAAGAACccagaaaatatcaaaatcgAAGGTCATTTGCCACATGAAATGAGTATCAACTGGGAG CCGCTGCTGCCCATCGAGCACAACGGCCCCGGCCTGGAGTACAAGGTGAGCTACAGGCGGCAGGACGGGCAGGAGGAGTGGACGGAGCACACCGTGAAGAGGCACTCGTTTGTGGTGCGGAACACTCCCACCTTCGTTCCCTACGAGGTGAAGATCCAGGCCAGGAACAACCAGGGCTGGGGGCCCGAGCCCAGGATTGTGAGCGGATACTCAGGAGAGGACT TTCCCTCTGCTGCACCTGACGACGTAGCTGTGGAGGTGATGAACAGCTCAGCGGTCAGAGTGACCTGGACACGCGTCCACAAGGACAAGCTCCATGGACATCTGGGAGGCTACAGG ATAAACTGGTGGCGCCTGCGCAGCCTGGTGGACTCCAAGAAAAGCCACGGAGACAAACACTCTCTGGCGTTCCCCGGGGATCGGACCCACGGCACCGTGCCGGGCCTGACGCCCTTCTCTGAGTACAGTCTCATCGTCATGACCTTCAACGGGAGAGGCAACGGTCCGGGCAGCCATCCGGTCAACTTCAAAACCCCAGAGGGAG TCCCAGAGAAAAACCCAGTTTTGAGGGTCACGGATGTAAAGAGGAACTCAGTGTCTCTGGCCTGGGCCCCTCCTTTGGAGCCCAATGGGATTCTAACAGGATATGTACTGGAGTACCAGCTCA TTAATGACACAGAGGAAGTTGGGCCTCTGCAGGCTGTGAACATCAGCAACCCTGACACCACGAAGTGGATCCTGCATGAATTAGAGCCTCTGAGCAAATACAAGTTGTATCTTCGCTCCTGCACTGCGGTTGGCTGTGGGCCCGTTGTCAGCGAGGAGAGCACCACCGCCCTGGAAACAA CTTCTTCTTTGGCTCCTACTGTTGGCATCA gaaaGTCTCTCTCAACTCCGACCACTCCAAAGTCACATGTGACCAAACCCACTCGTCCCAACATAG GCCTGGCCAGCGTCCACGGAGGAATCTCCACCCAGGGCTGGTTTATCGGCCTCATGTCTGCCATCGCTCTGCTCACACTCATCGTGTTGATTGCTTGCTTtgtcaacagaaataaaggagGAAAGTATTCCG tgaaagaaaaagaagaccTTCATCCAGACGTGGAGTCCCAGGGCATTAATGATGACACATTCTGTGAATACAG
- the chl1 gene encoding neural cell adhesion molecule L1-like protein isoform X5, with the protein MRSQRNSGLAGRLTLLVVTCLCAFHTTTAIDIPLEVLGHVNIEQLPTITDQAPSSLIAFPFDESFPMTCEAKGNPEPKFQWEKNGEDFDPYLDPRLMKEENSGTFVIPNNGNLTEYQGTYRCYASNKLGTAISKEIEFIVPNVPKFPKEKLDPVEVEEGQPFILKCDPPTGIPPLQIYWMTINLQHIEQDERVSTGLNGDLYFSHAVEKDSRRDYCCFAAFHRIRTIVQKTAMSVNVKTRGGDRSESANAILERKPSLLTPPGGSSEKQLVKGEDLELECIPEGIPTPQVEWIKIGDQLPVKAKLENHRKLLIVPRAQQEDSGKYMCRARNPLGEVVHYFTVTVEGPPEWESEPQSQLSMIGSHVHIKCSARGVPEPTITWRVNGQLLQDSPAANRKILGDAVFLQNAKASDSAVYQCEASNRHGTLLSNANIMIMNLQPMILTNNGEDYSAVEGKGVMMHCKVFSSPPSAITWSRDDSSESVAGPRFTFHDNGSLEIHSAEKGDVGQYTCLAKNTEGSSAIDAVLYIKDPTRIVVAPKDLQILKGSAAQLSCLAEYDESFSNDFELLWEKDNTQIVLNYTENPRYIMEDGYLNISDVSHGDQGVYSCVAKTPLDRDTASAFLMVLDVPVAPENLVLSEHKSKSVKLEWIPGDDHNSSPTEFIIEFEENKWEPGNWKELLRVPGNHNSAILRLHGHVEYRFRVYAISAIGAGLPSEPTERYKTPPSAPDKNPENIKIEGHLPHEMSINWEPLLPIEHNGPGLEYKVSYRRQDGQEEWTEHTVKRHSFVVRNTPTFVPYEVKIQARNNQGWGPEPRIVSGYSGEDFPSAAPDDVAVEVMNSSAVRVTWTRVHKDKLHGHLGGYRINWWRLRSLVDSKKSHGDKHSLAFPGDRTHGTVPGLTPFSEYSLIVMTFNGRGNGPGSHPVNFKTPEGVPEKNPVLRVTDVKRNSVSLAWAPPLEPNGILTGYVLEYQLINDTEEVGPLQAVNISNPDTTKWILHELEPLSKYKLYLRSCTAVGCGPVVSEESTTALETSLASVHGGISTQGWFIGLMSAIALLTLIVLIACFVNRNKGGKYSVKEKEDLHPDVESQGINDDTFCEYSDNDEKPLKGSQRSLSREIKAADSGDSLVDYGDEDVQFNEDGSFIGEYGSRKEKRASAEVKASTQTPA; encoded by the exons ATGAGGTCACAACGAAACTCCGGATTGGCTGGCAGGCTGACGCTGCTGGTGGTCACCTGCCTCTGTGCCTTTCACACAACCACAGCCATCGATATTCCTCTTGAGG TTTTGGGTCACGTAAACA TTGAGCAGCTGCCCACCATCACAGATCAGGCCCCCAGCTCCCTCATCGCCTTTCCTTTCGACGAGAGCTTCCCCATGACGTGCGAGGCCAAAGGGAATCCCGAACCAAA ATTCCAGTGGGAAAAAAACGGGGAAGATTTTGACCCTTATCTAGATCCTCGACTGATGAAAGAGGAGAATTCTGGGACTTTTGTGATCCCCAACAACGGGAACCTCACAGAGTACCAGGGAACCTACCGCTGTTACGCTTCAAACAAACTGGGGACGGCCATATCCAAGGAGATTGAGTTCATCGTACCAA aTGTTCCAAAATTCCCTAAAGAGAAGCTGGACCCTGTGGAGGTGGAAGAGGGCCAGCCTTTCATTCTGAAATGTGACCCCCCCACCGGCATCCCGCCCCTGCAGATCTACTGGATGACTATCA ACCTCCAGCACATTGAGCAGGACGAGCGGGTGTCCACCGGCCTCAATGGGGACCTCTACTTCTCACACGCCGTGGAGAAGGACAGCCGGAGGGACTACTGCTGCTTCGCCGCCTTCCACAGGATACGCACCATCGTTCAGAAGACCGCCATGTCTGTCAACGTCAAGACAA GAGGAGGTGACAGGTCTGAGAGTG CCAATGCAATCCTGGAGAGGAAACCCTCACTTCTAACGCCTCCTGGTGGCAGTTCAGAGAAACAGCTGGTCAAAGGAGAGGACTTGGAATTGGAGTGTATTCCAGAAGGAAT tCCAACTCCACAGGTGGAGTGGATAAAAATTGGTGACCAGCTTCCTGTTAAAGCAAAGCTGGAGAAtcacaggaagctgctgatCGTTCCCAGAGCACAACAGGAGGACAGCGGGAAGTACATGTGCAGAGCAAGGAACCCACTGGGAGAAGTTGTCCATTACTTCACAGTGACAGTtgaag GGCCTCCAGAGTGGGAGTCGGAGCCACAGAGCCAGCTCAGTATGATCGGCTCCCATGTCCACATCAAGTGCTCGGCCCGCGGCGTCCCGGAGCCCACCATCACATGGAGGGTGAATGGCCAGCTGCTGCAGG ACTCCCCAGCGGCCAACAGGAAGATTCTCGGCGATGCCGTCTTCTTACAGAACGCCAAAGCCTCTGACAGCGCCGTCTATCAGTGTGAGGCCTCCAACAGACATGGGACCCTTCTGTCCAACGCCAACATCATGATCATGA atTTGCAGCCTATGATTCTGACAAATAACGGGGAGGATTACTCTGCAGTGGAGGGAAAGGGAGTGATGATGCACTGTAAGGTCTTCAGTTCCCCTCCTTCAGCAATCACTTG GAGCAGGGATGACTCCTCTGAGTCGGTGGCAGGACCCCGGTTTACGTTTCATGACAACGGTTCGCTGGAGATCCACTCGGCAGAGAAAGGCGACGTGGGACAGTATACCTGTTTGGCTAAAAACACGGAGGGATCATCCGCCATCGACGCCGTTCTCTACATAAAAG ATCCCACCAGAATAGTGGTGGCCCCAAAGGACCTGCAGATCTTAAAAGGCAGTGCAGCCCAGCTCTCCTGCCTGGCAGAGTACGACGAGTCCTTCAGCAACGACTTTGAGCTCCTGTGGGAGAAAGATAACACACAGATAGTGCTCAACTACACAGAGAATCCCAG ATACATCATGGAGGATGGCTATCTTAACATCAGCGACGTTAGCCATGGAGATCAGGGTGTGTACAGTTGTGTGGCGAAGACTCCGCTGGACAGAGACACAGCTTCGGCCTTCCTCATGGTGTTAG ATGTCCCCGTCGCTCCAGAGAACTTGGTTTTATCTGAGCACAAGAGTAAAAGCGTAAAGCTGGAGTGGATCCCCGGGGACGACCACAACAGCTCCCCTACAG AGTTCATCATCGAGTTTGAGGAAAACAAGTGGGAGCCAGGAAACTGGAAGGAGCTGCTCCGAGTCCCTGGGAACCACAACTCTGCCATCCTCAGGCTCCATGGTCACGTTGAGTATCGCTTCCGTGTTTACGCCATCAGCGCCATCGGAGCGGGGCTGCCTAGCGAACCCACGGAGAGATACAAGACCCCCCCGTCAG cCCCTGACAAGAACccagaaaatatcaaaatcgAAGGTCATTTGCCACATGAAATGAGTATCAACTGGGAG CCGCTGCTGCCCATCGAGCACAACGGCCCCGGCCTGGAGTACAAGGTGAGCTACAGGCGGCAGGACGGGCAGGAGGAGTGGACGGAGCACACCGTGAAGAGGCACTCGTTTGTGGTGCGGAACACTCCCACCTTCGTTCCCTACGAGGTGAAGATCCAGGCCAGGAACAACCAGGGCTGGGGGCCCGAGCCCAGGATTGTGAGCGGATACTCAGGAGAGGACT TTCCCTCTGCTGCACCTGACGACGTAGCTGTGGAGGTGATGAACAGCTCAGCGGTCAGAGTGACCTGGACACGCGTCCACAAGGACAAGCTCCATGGACATCTGGGAGGCTACAGG ATAAACTGGTGGCGCCTGCGCAGCCTGGTGGACTCCAAGAAAAGCCACGGAGACAAACACTCTCTGGCGTTCCCCGGGGATCGGACCCACGGCACCGTGCCGGGCCTGACGCCCTTCTCTGAGTACAGTCTCATCGTCATGACCTTCAACGGGAGAGGCAACGGTCCGGGCAGCCATCCGGTCAACTTCAAAACCCCAGAGGGAG TCCCAGAGAAAAACCCAGTTTTGAGGGTCACGGATGTAAAGAGGAACTCAGTGTCTCTGGCCTGGGCCCCTCCTTTGGAGCCCAATGGGATTCTAACAGGATATGTACTGGAGTACCAGCTCA TTAATGACACAGAGGAAGTTGGGCCTCTGCAGGCTGTGAACATCAGCAACCCTGACACCACGAAGTGGATCCTGCATGAATTAGAGCCTCTGAGCAAATACAAGTTGTATCTTCGCTCCTGCACTGCGGTTGGCTGTGGGCCCGTTGTCAGCGAGGAGAGCACCACCGCCCTGGAAACAA GCCTGGCCAGCGTCCACGGAGGAATCTCCACCCAGGGCTGGTTTATCGGCCTCATGTCTGCCATCGCTCTGCTCACACTCATCGTGTTGATTGCTTGCTTtgtcaacagaaataaaggagGAAAGTATTCCG tgaaagaaaaagaagaccTTCATCCAGACGTGGAGTCCCAGGGCATTAATGATGACACATTCTGTGAATACAG
- the chl1 gene encoding neural cell adhesion molecule L1-like protein isoform X4: MRSQRNSGLAGRLTLLVVTCLCAFHTTTAIDIPLEVEQLPTITDQAPSSLIAFPFDESFPMTCEAKGNPEPKFQWEKNGEDFDPYLDPRLMKEENSGTFVIPNNGNLTEYQGTYRCYASNKLGTAISKEIEFIVPNVPKFPKEKLDPVEVEEGQPFILKCDPPTGIPPLQIYWMTINLQHIEQDERVSTGLNGDLYFSHAVEKDSRRDYCCFAAFHRIRTIVQKTAMSVNVKTTNAILERKPSLLTPPGGSSEKQLVKGEDLELECIPEGIPTPQVEWIKIGDQLPVKAKLENHRKLLIVPRAQQEDSGKYMCRARNPLGEVVHYFTVTVEGPPEWESEPQSQLSMIGSHVHIKCSARGVPEPTITWRVNGQLLQDSPAANRKILGDAVFLQNAKASDSAVYQCEASNRHGTLLSNANIMIMNLQPMILTNNGEDYSAVEGKGVMMHCKVFSSPPSAITWSRDDSSESVAGPRFTFHDNGSLEIHSAEKGDVGQYTCLAKNTEGSSAIDAVLYIKDPTRIVVAPKDLQILKGSAAQLSCLAEYDESFSNDFELLWEKDNTQIVLNYTENPRYIMEDGYLNISDVSHGDQGVYSCVAKTPLDRDTASAFLMVLDVPVAPENLVLSEHKSKSVKLEWIPGDDHNSSPTEFIIEFEENKWEPGNWKELLRVPGNHNSAILRLHGHVEYRFRVYAISAIGAGLPSEPTERYKTPPSAPDKNPENIKIEGHLPHEMSINWEPLLPIEHNGPGLEYKVSYRRQDGQEEWTEHTVKRHSFVVRNTPTFVPYEVKIQARNNQGWGPEPRIVSGYSGEDFPSAAPDDVAVEVMNSSAVRVTWTRVHKDKLHGHLGGYRINWWRLRSLVDSKKSHGDKHSLAFPGDRTHGTVPGLTPFSEYSLIVMTFNGRGNGPGSHPVNFKTPEGVPEKNPVLRVTDVKRNSVSLAWAPPLEPNGILTGYVLEYQLINDTEEVGPLQAVNISNPDTTKWILHELEPLSKYKLYLRSCTAVGCGPVVSEESTTALETTSSLAPTVGIRKSLSTPTTPKSHVTKPTRPNIGLASVHGGISTQGWFIGLMSAIALLTLIVLIACFVNRNKGGKYSVKEKEDLHPDVESQGINDDTFCEYSDNDEKPLKGSQRSLSREIKAADSGDSLVDYGDEDVQFNEDGSFIGEYGSRKEKRASAEVKASTQTPA, from the exons ATGAGGTCACAACGAAACTCCGGATTGGCTGGCAGGCTGACGCTGCTGGTGGTCACCTGCCTCTGTGCCTTTCACACAACCACAGCCATCGATATTCCTCTTGAGG TTGAGCAGCTGCCCACCATCACAGATCAGGCCCCCAGCTCCCTCATCGCCTTTCCTTTCGACGAGAGCTTCCCCATGACGTGCGAGGCCAAAGGGAATCCCGAACCAAA ATTCCAGTGGGAAAAAAACGGGGAAGATTTTGACCCTTATCTAGATCCTCGACTGATGAAAGAGGAGAATTCTGGGACTTTTGTGATCCCCAACAACGGGAACCTCACAGAGTACCAGGGAACCTACCGCTGTTACGCTTCAAACAAACTGGGGACGGCCATATCCAAGGAGATTGAGTTCATCGTACCAA aTGTTCCAAAATTCCCTAAAGAGAAGCTGGACCCTGTGGAGGTGGAAGAGGGCCAGCCTTTCATTCTGAAATGTGACCCCCCCACCGGCATCCCGCCCCTGCAGATCTACTGGATGACTATCA ACCTCCAGCACATTGAGCAGGACGAGCGGGTGTCCACCGGCCTCAATGGGGACCTCTACTTCTCACACGCCGTGGAGAAGGACAGCCGGAGGGACTACTGCTGCTTCGCCGCCTTCCACAGGATACGCACCATCGTTCAGAAGACCGCCATGTCTGTCAACGTCAAGACAA CCAATGCAATCCTGGAGAGGAAACCCTCACTTCTAACGCCTCCTGGTGGCAGTTCAGAGAAACAGCTGGTCAAAGGAGAGGACTTGGAATTGGAGTGTATTCCAGAAGGAAT tCCAACTCCACAGGTGGAGTGGATAAAAATTGGTGACCAGCTTCCTGTTAAAGCAAAGCTGGAGAAtcacaggaagctgctgatCGTTCCCAGAGCACAACAGGAGGACAGCGGGAAGTACATGTGCAGAGCAAGGAACCCACTGGGAGAAGTTGTCCATTACTTCACAGTGACAGTtgaag GGCCTCCAGAGTGGGAGTCGGAGCCACAGAGCCAGCTCAGTATGATCGGCTCCCATGTCCACATCAAGTGCTCGGCCCGCGGCGTCCCGGAGCCCACCATCACATGGAGGGTGAATGGCCAGCTGCTGCAGG ACTCCCCAGCGGCCAACAGGAAGATTCTCGGCGATGCCGTCTTCTTACAGAACGCCAAAGCCTCTGACAGCGCCGTCTATCAGTGTGAGGCCTCCAACAGACATGGGACCCTTCTGTCCAACGCCAACATCATGATCATGA atTTGCAGCCTATGATTCTGACAAATAACGGGGAGGATTACTCTGCAGTGGAGGGAAAGGGAGTGATGATGCACTGTAAGGTCTTCAGTTCCCCTCCTTCAGCAATCACTTG GAGCAGGGATGACTCCTCTGAGTCGGTGGCAGGACCCCGGTTTACGTTTCATGACAACGGTTCGCTGGAGATCCACTCGGCAGAGAAAGGCGACGTGGGACAGTATACCTGTTTGGCTAAAAACACGGAGGGATCATCCGCCATCGACGCCGTTCTCTACATAAAAG ATCCCACCAGAATAGTGGTGGCCCCAAAGGACCTGCAGATCTTAAAAGGCAGTGCAGCCCAGCTCTCCTGCCTGGCAGAGTACGACGAGTCCTTCAGCAACGACTTTGAGCTCCTGTGGGAGAAAGATAACACACAGATAGTGCTCAACTACACAGAGAATCCCAG ATACATCATGGAGGATGGCTATCTTAACATCAGCGACGTTAGCCATGGAGATCAGGGTGTGTACAGTTGTGTGGCGAAGACTCCGCTGGACAGAGACACAGCTTCGGCCTTCCTCATGGTGTTAG ATGTCCCCGTCGCTCCAGAGAACTTGGTTTTATCTGAGCACAAGAGTAAAAGCGTAAAGCTGGAGTGGATCCCCGGGGACGACCACAACAGCTCCCCTACAG AGTTCATCATCGAGTTTGAGGAAAACAAGTGGGAGCCAGGAAACTGGAAGGAGCTGCTCCGAGTCCCTGGGAACCACAACTCTGCCATCCTCAGGCTCCATGGTCACGTTGAGTATCGCTTCCGTGTTTACGCCATCAGCGCCATCGGAGCGGGGCTGCCTAGCGAACCCACGGAGAGATACAAGACCCCCCCGTCAG cCCCTGACAAGAACccagaaaatatcaaaatcgAAGGTCATTTGCCACATGAAATGAGTATCAACTGGGAG CCGCTGCTGCCCATCGAGCACAACGGCCCCGGCCTGGAGTACAAGGTGAGCTACAGGCGGCAGGACGGGCAGGAGGAGTGGACGGAGCACACCGTGAAGAGGCACTCGTTTGTGGTGCGGAACACTCCCACCTTCGTTCCCTACGAGGTGAAGATCCAGGCCAGGAACAACCAGGGCTGGGGGCCCGAGCCCAGGATTGTGAGCGGATACTCAGGAGAGGACT TTCCCTCTGCTGCACCTGACGACGTAGCTGTGGAGGTGATGAACAGCTCAGCGGTCAGAGTGACCTGGACACGCGTCCACAAGGACAAGCTCCATGGACATCTGGGAGGCTACAGG ATAAACTGGTGGCGCCTGCGCAGCCTGGTGGACTCCAAGAAAAGCCACGGAGACAAACACTCTCTGGCGTTCCCCGGGGATCGGACCCACGGCACCGTGCCGGGCCTGACGCCCTTCTCTGAGTACAGTCTCATCGTCATGACCTTCAACGGGAGAGGCAACGGTCCGGGCAGCCATCCGGTCAACTTCAAAACCCCAGAGGGAG TCCCAGAGAAAAACCCAGTTTTGAGGGTCACGGATGTAAAGAGGAACTCAGTGTCTCTGGCCTGGGCCCCTCCTTTGGAGCCCAATGGGATTCTAACAGGATATGTACTGGAGTACCAGCTCA TTAATGACACAGAGGAAGTTGGGCCTCTGCAGGCTGTGAACATCAGCAACCCTGACACCACGAAGTGGATCCTGCATGAATTAGAGCCTCTGAGCAAATACAAGTTGTATCTTCGCTCCTGCACTGCGGTTGGCTGTGGGCCCGTTGTCAGCGAGGAGAGCACCACCGCCCTGGAAACAA CTTCTTCTTTGGCTCCTACTGTTGGCATCA gaaaGTCTCTCTCAACTCCGACCACTCCAAAGTCACATGTGACCAAACCCACTCGTCCCAACATAG GCCTGGCCAGCGTCCACGGAGGAATCTCCACCCAGGGCTGGTTTATCGGCCTCATGTCTGCCATCGCTCTGCTCACACTCATCGTGTTGATTGCTTGCTTtgtcaacagaaataaaggagGAAAGTATTCCG tgaaagaaaaagaagaccTTCATCCAGACGTGGAGTCCCAGGGCATTAATGATGACACATTCTGTGAATACAG